Below is a window of Nicotiana tabacum cultivar K326 chromosome 19, ASM71507v2, whole genome shotgun sequence DNA.
ATGATGGTATATTCACCGCAAAAATTAGTGAAATAATCTTGTAAACATATATGGAGCATTTAATGCAGTAGAACTTAAACCTCACACAAGTCTTTCCTATAACCACGAATTCTTTCTCTCAACTGCGGACAAATTTACCTCCATGTTGGTCGCCCTCAAATCACTCGTTCACTTTATAAATTCTTGCATTCACCTCTAACACTATAACCTTAAACTTCCAAAAGCAAAGAGACAACAACATCAAACAAATATGGATGTTTGGTCTTGGATATCTGAACTTCCTAACTCAGAGAACTGGAGTACTGTGAATGATTCGTCTCTCATTTATACTCTTGCTACTCCCATAGCCAACTCTAACCAGTCCATTCAATTCAAAGCTGAGAGAAAATTTGAGCTTAACACTGAGACTAATTCTTCATTGGTCTTCTCTGTATGCTTGGTAGGATTTCATGAATCCTCCGATGAAGATGTTACTATCTGGGTTTCTGACACGTGTCATCTTTCCTCGGACAAGCCATTCTTGCCGCTGGTTTTACAGCTGCTTCAAGAAATCATCTCGCGTTCACCCACGGCGCATGATAGCTGTTGTCCACGTTCACAGCTCCAGAAGCTCCAACCCGACCCGTTTTCTTGGATCCTCGAGTCCCACTCACCAGAATCATTCTCCAGCTTCTTCAATCTCATCTTTCTAACGCGACTTTTCTGGATGTTTGCATTCGACGCGCCACCGGAGGTGGGGTCTCTATATTTCCACTCCTTGCTAGCTCCGAACCTAGAAACGTTCTCGTGCAAGCACGCGCCAGTTCTGAGAACCTTCTTCATTTCAGTCGGGACGGACGTGGAACTCTGTTTCATGCGCACGTTCGGGTACATGTTAGCAAAATGGCTGATTTTAAGGGAAGTTGGCGGCGTAGGATTAAAGTCGTTAACGCCGGTAGCATCTCATTACCTCGGATTCTCCTATGCCACGGAGGCTCACGGGTTATGGATCTTAAAGGGATACGCGCCTGTGAAGGCAATGAAACCCACGCGCATGAACGGTGACAAAATTCAATTTCCAGTAATTGAAGCGAAAGAGATTGCACTAAAATATACCCTAGCCCATCAGCAACTTGAGGCTGTGATCCAATTTGAATATACAGTTGGATTCTATGATGGGTTTATCCAAGTTAGGGCCCGTTTGGATAATATACGTCTTGGAGTGGCAAGATTGGGCTTTAATAAAAATGAGGAAGAGGAGGGTTCTTATTTGCAAGAGAAGCACTTTCCATCTAGGGTTCGAGTTTGGGTTGGGCCAGAAGTGGGTGCAAATTATGTGGGCGGGTTAAGTTTGGGCCGGTCCACTAACAATGTCGAGCGCGAGTTTGAAATGCAAAGAGTCCTAAAGGGCAATTTCGGTAATCCAAAACAACCAGAAGTGAAGGCAAGGGCAAAGATGGCAACAAGATCAAAGATGAAAAATTGGAGGTGGGACCAAGAAGCTGAAGGAAATGCAGCTATATACGAAGCAATCTTATACGACCACGTGTCAAGCAGTGAAATTGCCACGTGGAAGCCGAGTACTGGCGATGATAGAAACAATCAACTTATGAATAATTTTCGAGGAAGATACTTTGGTGGGAATAGAGCATTTACTAAGAAGGGTGGTTTGGTATTTGCAGGGGAGGAATGTGGTGAAGAAGTAGTATGGAGGTTGAGCAAAGAAATGGAAGGAAGTGTATTGAAGTGGAGAGTAGGGGGTCAAGTATGGTTAAGTTATTGGCCAAATAATGTAAAAAGCTCATACTATGAGACAAGGCTTGTGGAATGGTGTGATGAAGTAGATTTGCCTTTGATTCCTGGGAAAATATTTTAGGAATATAATTAGTGACTATAAATGTCTGTTTTATATAACAATATATTGAGTAAgcttgtgtgtatatatatatatatatatatgtttgtggGAAATAAAGCTAATTATATTTGATGAAGTTGATACGTGCGCCGCTTTAAAATTAGTTCATGCTACTAACCAAAGGAGATTTTGTATATATGTATGCATTATAGTATAACATATTGTCGTCAAAGACAAATACTGCTAAGTTAATATGTATATTTGTAATATTGATTATCAAGAAAAATATCACATTGACATCTTTTGATTCTagataattttattttcttattttttcctaTTGAGTGGTTGCAAAACCGTGATGGATGTCAATGTGTATGTACCCAAAAAAAATTGTGTACCTGTTAAGAATGTTTAACATATACCAATAGTGAATACTCCAAATTGTTTATCCTTTTGGAGTATATTGAAAGAACACTTGCCACAAAAGCTGACGAGAGTTTCTGAACACATATCACCAAAACATGTCCAAAAAATCtctattgttataaaataaaagcaacatagtaaaacatgaataagacatattgttataaaataaaagcaatttagtaaaacatgaacaagaaatagagatagagagaaggaagagattttcttcttcaattgtgtgtattttcctatctattacaaggcatttatataggcatgaaaagtgaagaaaaatatgtcattgaatatgtcattaagcatagaaatatgtcattgaatatgtcattaaccatttgagaagatcatggaggaagagtagatatccaccataatttgatttttcttataacaccccccctttggatgtccatagataatgtgcctcgttaaaaccttattaggaaaaaaccctatgggaaaaaaatcttTGTGAAGGAAAAAGattacacatatttagaaatacgccttttggttgcctcgttaaaaaccttgcaaggaaaatccagtgggacaaaaccttgtaagagaaaaagagtacaacacgtattaACTCCCTCTGATGAGagtatcaattcacatccttgagccttcgcatcccaatcttgtacactagtttcttgaaggttgacgtcggtagagatttggtgaacaaatcagtcatattatcacttgaatggatctgttgcacattgatatcatcattcttttgaagatcatgtgaaaaataacttttggtAAAATGTGATTTGTCCTATCcccccttcaattgggctatgcatgctgcattgtcttcatacaaaattgtgggtagtttgtcacacttcaaatcacatttgtctcgaataaggtgtattatagaccttaACCatatacattctcgacttgcttcatgaataacaattatctcagcatgattagatgaagtagccacgattgattacTTAGTCGATCGttaagatatggcagtgcctccatatgtaaacacatagcctgtttgagatcgagctttgtGTGGAtcatataaatacccagcatcggcataaccaacaagatcgagactgcaatcattgccataaaataatcctatatcggtagtcccttttagatactgcaatatgtgtttgattccattccaatgtctccttgtaggagcatagttatatcttgttaagacattaactgaaaaagttatgtcagaccttgtaatgttagaaagatacattagtgcaccaattgtactaagatatggtacttagggaccaagaagctcttcattattttcatgaggtcggaatggatgtgctttattcatataaaatcgctttaaaatcattttagtgtatgctgattgatggacaaaaacttcatctttcatatactcaatttgtagaccaagacaaaattttgtctttccaagatctttcatttcaaattctttctttaaatagtttactgctttaggaagctctaaTTCTTTAAGAAGCTCCCAAGGAgctccaatgatatttaaatcatcaacatacatggtTAATttaacaaatttagatccagatccttttataaagatacaaggacaaattgaatcattcttgtacccttctttcaacaggtactcactcaggcgattataccatatgtgccctgattgtttcaatccgtataagaatttttgaagctttatttaataaattttttggaaaccttaatatgcttcataacaatttaaatccttcaatgattttcattatacgcatatcacgtttttcttgtattgtcagattaaaacctgaaatggcgacatccaccacaggagaacgtgtatctatataatcaatgccagtatatttacaaatcttcttgtgacatAAATCGtatttatgtctatcgacttgacctttttttttcCGTTACAAGAatacatttatacctccactggctttatacttttaggtgttgggactatccgtccaacttcatatttttcaggtgaaattaattttcattgcgtatttttcatttggcaaATCATTTATCTATCCAAATtttatgacagatttgagctcaagatcctcgtcaatattaataatattgagcgctacattatattaacaatatcgtcgacgatcattttatatcagttctactattacccaataaagacataacttattgagatctctttatcttattattttcaggtacctgagcctctcccatgaggtcttatgaagtgttatgtcgtggtgctcttctagagcacttgcctccttattatgaccatcttgaacatttgctcttctcattcttcaaggagttttatctttggaaccgattagtttattatgcttcatgcatgccatagactctattcattatgaactttattttattttgagcattagcagctgaatatgacatttagctttggatcagcaaatacgcctggcaatattttgcaaatgaattatcacttgaacttcaagttcacattttctcgtacgagcatctcgatgtactcataataattcattacatgcattactttttcagatgtccattttct
It encodes the following:
- the LOC107814518 gene encoding uncharacterized protein LOC107814518; translated protein: MDVWSWISELPNSENWSTVNDSSLIYTLATPIANSNQSIQFKAERKFELNTETNSSLVFSVCLVGFHESSDEDVTIWVSDTCHLSSDKPFLPLVLQLLQEIISRSPTAHDSCCPRSQLQKLQPDPFSWILESHSPESFSSFFNLIFLTRLFWMFAFDAPPEVGSLYFHSLLAPNLETFSCKHAPVLRTFFISVGTDVELCFMRTFGYMLAKWLILREVGGVGLKSLTPVASHYLGFSYATEAHGLWILKGYAPVKAMKPTRMNGDKIQFPVIEAKEIALKYTLAHQQLEAVIQFEYTVGFYDGFIQVRARLDNIRLGVARLGFNKNEEEEGSYLQEKHFPSRVRVWVGPEVGANYVGGLSLGRSTNNVEREFEMQRVLKGNFGNPKQPEVKARAKMATRSKMKNWRWDQEAEGNAAIYEAILYDHVSSSEIATWKPSTGDDRNNQLMNNFRGRYFGGNRAFTKKGGLVFAGEECGEEVVWRLSKEMEGSVLKWRVGGQVWLSYWPNNVKSSYYETRLVEWCDEVDLPLIPGKIF